From Acidobacteriota bacterium, a single genomic window includes:
- a CDS encoding IS21 family transposase, with product MLGMEEWMEVKDLKRQGHSIKQICRMTGYSRNTVRKVLREGSPKRAAEAKRGSKLDAYKDYLKKRYEETGLSAVRLTGEIRGMGFAGSWDIVRRYLRELDIGAKVSAKATVRFETPPGKQAQADWAEIGSYIDEKGSRRKIYAFVMLLGFSRTMYVEYTRRMRMPELIGCLERAFAYFGGWPETILFDNMAQVRLPCGKLNPQMADFLNHYGIAPRTHRPYRPRTKGKVERAVGYLKDNFIKGREFADLADLQAQGAAWLEEANGRKHGTTGKRPFDLLREEGLTPYGSAPRYRPSVWKKRTVSVDGYVSIGA from the coding sequence ATGCTTGGAATGGAGGAATGGATGGAGGTCAAAGACTTGAAAAGGCAGGGGCATTCGATAAAGCAGATCTGCCGGATGACGGGATATTCGCGGAACACGGTCCGCAAGGTACTGCGCGAGGGTTCGCCGAAGCGCGCGGCGGAAGCGAAACGGGGTTCCAAACTGGACGCGTACAAGGATTATCTGAAGAAGCGGTACGAGGAGACGGGCCTCAGCGCGGTTCGGCTGACGGGCGAGATCCGGGGAATGGGGTTCGCGGGATCGTGGGACATCGTGAGGCGGTACTTGCGGGAACTGGACATCGGGGCGAAGGTATCGGCGAAGGCGACGGTGAGGTTCGAGACGCCGCCCGGCAAACAGGCGCAGGCTGACTGGGCGGAGATCGGGTCGTACATCGACGAAAAGGGGAGCCGGAGAAAGATCTACGCGTTCGTGATGTTGCTGGGTTTTTCGCGGACGATGTACGTCGAGTACACGCGGCGGATGCGGATGCCGGAGCTGATCGGGTGCCTTGAGAGGGCGTTCGCCTACTTCGGCGGCTGGCCGGAGACGATCCTCTTCGACAACATGGCGCAGGTGCGCCTTCCGTGCGGGAAACTGAACCCGCAGATGGCCGACTTTCTGAATCACTACGGGATCGCGCCGAGGACGCACCGCCCGTACCGGCCGCGGACGAAGGGCAAGGTCGAACGCGCGGTCGGGTATCTGAAGGACAACTTCATCAAGGGGCGGGAGTTTGCCGACCTTGCGGATCTTCAGGCACAGGGCGCGGCGTGGCTGGAAGAGGCGAACGGACGGAAACACGGGACGACCGGAAAGCGGCCCTTCGACCTGCTGCGGGAGGAAGGTCTGACGCCGTACGGGTCGGCGCCGCGGTACCGGCCGTCGGTCTGGAAGAAGCGGACGGTAAGCGTCGACGGGTACGTCTCGATCGGGGCGTGA
- a CDS encoding RHS repeat-associated core domain-containing protein, with protein sequence MRLKDAMSTATLFDRQYQYNPANQITQIAEPSQTRNFGYDNIDRLISMTNGTSNENYSFDGVGNRTASHLSATYNYQPFNRVTSTVTANYGYDANGNMTTRMEGKEFWRYNWDYENRLVSASTRKQTVRYKYDALGRRIQRIGGNGRENTKFVYDGLDVVMDDNSGVPTKYQNGPGIDNKLKMSASGVSKYLIADHLGSTNALTDSVGAILEQTSYDSFGNATNKLSTRYAFTGREYDEFTGLHYYRARWYDGNLGRFISEDPIGFEGNDINLFVYVHNNPLNYFDPEGTQVRADSRWEPWPREENSDMVVKIRNMPDPIVTDRWERLVACHERNKFSTLGSVVPYGQGTLEILETGSILSIGSDAVATGIKAGGTTFGKPQPYASGINMVLRRTNRALGYPKIGGFYPYKYLRPVGDKATRGFLVFGVLTFSYNTTVDIQCICGILE encoded by the coding sequence ATGAGATTGAAAGACGCAATGTCGACCGCGACGCTTTTTGATCGTCAGTATCAGTACAATCCGGCGAATCAAATCACTCAGATCGCCGAACCGTCGCAAACACGTAATTTCGGTTACGACAACATTGACCGATTGATTTCGATGACGAACGGCACTTCGAACGAGAATTACTCATTCGACGGCGTCGGCAATCGGACGGCGTCGCATCTGTCCGCAACCTACAACTATCAGCCGTTCAACCGCGTAACATCAACCGTGACAGCGAATTACGGCTATGATGCGAACGGCAATATGACGACCAGAATGGAAGGCAAGGAGTTCTGGCGATACAATTGGGACTACGAAAACCGTTTGGTTTCGGCTTCGACGCGCAAGCAGACCGTGCGCTACAAATACGATGCTTTGGGACGCAGAATCCAGCGTATCGGCGGCAACGGCCGCGAGAACACGAAGTTTGTCTATGACGGCCTTGATGTCGTAATGGATGACAATTCCGGCGTTCCGACGAAATACCAGAACGGACCGGGGATCGACAACAAACTCAAGATGTCGGCAAGCGGCGTTTCGAAATACCTCATCGCCGATCACCTTGGATCAACAAACGCGCTGACGGATTCGGTCGGGGCGATTCTTGAGCAAACGTCGTATGATTCATTCGGCAACGCGACGAATAAGCTTTCGACGCGCTATGCGTTTACCGGCCGCGAATACGACGAATTCACGGGGCTTCATTATTATCGAGCCCGGTGGTACGACGGCAATCTGGGACGATTCATCTCCGAAGACCCGATCGGCTTCGAAGGAAATGACATTAACCTCTTTGTGTATGTCCACAACAATCCGCTGAACTACTTCGACCCTGAGGGCACACAAGTTCGCGCGGATTCGCGTTGGGAACCGTGGCCGAGGGAAGAGAATTCAGACATGGTCGTTAAGATCAGAAATATGCCTGACCCTATTGTAACGGATCGCTGGGAAAGACTTGTCGCCTGTCATGAAAGAAACAAATTCTCGACGCTCGGCAGTGTCGTTCCGTATGGACAAGGAACGTTGGAAATCCTGGAAACCGGTTCCATTCTGTCGATTGGAAGCGATGCTGTTGCCACTGGAATAAAGGCCGGAGGCACGACGTTTGGAAAGCCACAGCCATACGCCAGCGGAATAAACATGGTGTTGCGGCGGACAAACCGTGCCTTGGGCTACCCGAAGATTGGAGGATTTTATCCATACAAATACCTTAGACCAGTTGGTGATAAGGCGACGCGTGGATTCCTAGTTTTTGGTGTTTTGACATTTTCATACAACACAACCGTCGATATTCAGTGCATTTGCGGGATTTTGGAGTGA
- a CDS encoding RHS repeat protein has product MDSAVHTTYNYDGVNRLTQLTDEASQNFTFGYDIANRLTSKTLPNGVTTTFDYDGMS; this is encoded by the coding sequence TTGGATTCGGCGGTTCACACGACTTACAACTATGACGGCGTGAATCGTTTGACGCAGCTGACCGACGAAGCGAGTCAGAATTTCACTTTCGGTTATGACATTGCCAATCGTTTGACTTCAAAGACTTTGCCGAACGGAGTAACGACGACCTTTGATTATGACGGAATGAGCTGA
- a CDS encoding DUF2778 domain-containing protein: MSSTSTSTMNYEANGNLVTKSQGKDFWRFGWDHENRLTTGATRKQTIRYRYDALGRRIQRYFIRGEGPNTKFIYDGLDVVMDDNSGVLTKYQNGPGIDNKLKMSANGVSKYFVADHLGSTNALTDASGAILEQTAYDSFGNVSNQLSTRYAFTGREFDNFTGLHYYRARWYDSNLGRFISEDPVDFKGGDVNLYGYTWNVPIRFVDPLGLDVRAYFFRKGGRDGGARLEIYDNDKPPQEIWKENTSNDVNDPVGDYQWEYSGEVIDEGLFSGDKECKNDVSCEVTPFKGPIPAGDYAISEYPDRRSWYWLYRRQPNGTFSDFAPIRNGVSRGNFRWHLGRVSWGCLTFSWELRETYKRLDGLLKGTSRSPFLLDDDGKTYQRSGRGVITVF, encoded by the coding sequence ATGTCATCGACCTCAACGTCGACGATGAATTACGAAGCGAACGGCAATCTCGTGACGAAGTCTCAGGGCAAGGACTTCTGGCGTTTCGGTTGGGATCACGAAAACCGATTGACGACCGGAGCAACGCGCAAACAGACGATTCGTTATCGCTATGACGCGCTGGGACGCCGAATCCAGAGATACTTCATCCGCGGCGAAGGGCCAAACACGAAGTTCATTTACGACGGCCTCGATGTCGTGATGGATGACAATTCCGGCGTTCTGACGAAATACCAAAACGGACCGGGCATCGACAATAAGCTCAAGATGTCGGCGAACGGCGTTTCGAAATACTTCGTCGCCGATCATTTAGGGTCAACAAACGCGCTGACGGACGCTTCCGGGGCGATTCTTGAACAAACCGCTTACGACAGTTTCGGCAACGTTTCGAATCAGCTTTCGACGCGCTATGCCTTTACCGGCCGTGAATTCGACAATTTCACCGGCCTCCATTACTACCGGGCGCGCTGGTACGATTCGAACCTCGGCAGATTCATCTCCGAAGACCCGGTTGACTTCAAGGGCGGCGACGTAAACCTTTATGGCTACACGTGGAACGTCCCTATTCGTTTTGTAGACCCACTCGGTCTCGATGTCAGAGCCTATTTTTTCCGAAAAGGCGGTCGGGATGGAGGCGCGCGACTCGAAATTTACGACAATGACAAACCGCCGCAAGAGATTTGGAAGGAGAATACGAGTAACGACGTCAACGATCCCGTCGGCGATTATCAGTGGGAATATTCTGGTGAAGTTATCGACGAAGGGCTATTTTCGGGTGACAAAGAATGCAAGAATGATGTCAGTTGCGAAGTAACCCCATTTAAGGGACCGATTCCTGCAGGGGATTATGCGATTTCGGAGTACCCAGATCGAAGATCTTGGTACTGGCTATACAGAAGACAACCAAACGGCACATTCAGTGATTTCGCACCAATCCGAAATGGGGTCTCGCGCGGCAACTTCCGTTGGCATCTTGGGCGAGTTAGTTGGGGGTGCTTAACTTTCAGTTGGGAATTACGAGAGACATATAAAAGGCTTGACGGTTTGCTTAAGGGGACCTCAAGATCACCGTTTCTCCTTGATGACGACGGCAAGACCTATCAGAGGTCAGGTCGTGGCGTTATCACTGTTTTCTAA
- a CDS encoding RHS repeat-associated core domain-containing protein, translating to METVLSFGKTCREYDDFTGLHYYRARWYDGNLGPFISEDPIGFAGGDFNLYGYVGNGPLNRTDPSGLIDPSVYQDPTMYSSGGFANPAEFADGLDNGLDGVEQSTYSSIWVLVLGFLHCIDIGNYLIS from the coding sequence ATAGAGACAGTTCTGTCATTTGGCAAAACGTGCCGTGAGTACGATGATTTCACGGGACTTCATTACTACCGCGCCCGCTGGTACGACGGCAATCTCGGACCGTTCATCTCCGAAGACCCGATCGGCTTCGCCGGCGGTGATTTCAATCTTTACGGGTATGTCGGCAACGGGCCGCTCAATCGTACTGATCCTTCGGGGTTGATCGATCCGAGCGTCTATCAGGATCCGACGATGTACAGCAGCGGAGGATTCGCGAATCCGGCTGAATTCGCCGACGGCCTTGATAACGGGCTTGATGGAGTTGAACAGTCAACTTACTCCTCGATTTGGGTATTAGTTTTGGGCTTTTTGCATTGTATAGATATTGGGAACTATTTGATTTCCTGA
- a CDS encoding RHS domain-containing protein: MDAAITIFPNRESDSSGTLTKYINGPGVDNKLRKQTGSDVRYFIADHLGSTNALTDSSGNVTSSASYDSFGNASGNLATRYKFTGREYDDFTGLHYYRARWYDGNLGRFISEDPIGFAAGDVNLYGYVGNGPLGAVDPSGLTGNEVLAVTQTITQISPLLEQVIATTGSEALRNARLLEEIIANSSTGARVGAAGGVGGLGSVVAYGGTSVSAAGAAPVAGTVGAGLVIGGAIGLPIGIYTSELESNPFVNGPLNPFGKSATEVANESWTPLTPAEACRIHGNSANSLRPTWGYKLYSTDGTFLKNGITSNPVPERRYTRWWMNDKQMIIEDQFPNRREALNWEYGENMTTPGPLNRERYIKR, encoded by the coding sequence ATTGATGCGGCGATCACGATATTTCCAAACCGTGAGTCCGACAGTTCGGGGACGCTGACCAAATACATCAACGGCCCGGGCGTCGACAACAAACTCCGGAAGCAGACCGGCAGCGATGTCAGGTATTTCATCGCCGATCATCTCGGGTCAACAAACGCGCTGACTGACAGTTCCGGAAACGTCACGTCGTCAGCGTCATACGATTCATTCGGCAACGCAAGCGGCAATCTTGCGACGAGATACAAATTCACCGGCCGCGAGTATGATGATTTCACCGGATTGCACTACTACCGCGCCCGTTGGTACGACGGCAATTTGGGAAGATTCATCTCCGAAGACCCGATCGGCTTTGCCGCCGGCGATGTTAATTTGTATGGGTATGTCGGCAACGGGCCGCTTGGTGCGGTTGATCCGAGCGGGCTAACCGGAAATGAAGTACTTGCCGTTACTCAGACGATAACTCAGATTTCGCCGCTTCTTGAACAGGTGATCGCGACAACCGGGTCGGAAGCGTTGCGTAACGCAAGACTCCTTGAGGAAATAATTGCCAACTCAAGCACGGGAGCGAGAGTGGGCGCCGCGGGCGGAGTCGGTGGATTAGGAAGCGTCGTGGCCTACGGCGGAACCTCAGTCTCGGCGGCCGGGGCCGCCCCGGTGGCAGGCACTGTAGGCGCCGGTCTGGTCATTGGCGGAGCAATCGGACTGCCGATCGGCATTTACACGTCGGAACTGGAATCGAACCCGTTTGTGAACGGACCGCTCAATCCTTTTGGAAAGTCCGCCACGGAAGTAGCCAATGAGTCTTGGACTCCCCTCACGCCGGCGGAAGCGTGCAGGATTCACGGGAATTCCGCTAATAGTCTTAGGCCCACTTGGGGATATAAACTGTACAGCACAGACGGCACTTTCCTGAAGAACGGAATTACGTCGAACCCTGTTCCTGAGAGAAGATACACAAGGTGGTGGATGAACGATAAACAGATGATTATCGAAGACCAATTTCCAAATCGGCGTGAAGCGCTGAATTGGGAATATGGTGAAAATATGACGACTCCGGGTCCACTGAATCGAGAAAGATACATTAAGCGGTGA
- a CDS encoding immunity 26/phosphotriesterase HocA family protein, which yields MARWKINYEEGSYFAVPLKQGGFGIGVVARMAPRGRALLGYFFANHFADVPMLKELATFRPSDAITVQIFGDLGLVNGEWPVIGKPHDWNRDEWKMPVFYRQEPIMGMLFLVEYPDDNPNGLSIETKATTEQVIGLEKDCAHGYKSMSGLLSRLIAACV from the coding sequence ATGGCACGATGGAAGATCAATTACGAAGAAGGAAGCTATTTCGCGGTTCCCTTGAAACAGGGAGGATTCGGAATCGGGGTTGTTGCACGAATGGCGCCTCGGGGCCGGGCGCTTTTGGGCTATTTTTTCGCGAATCATTTCGCGGACGTTCCAATGCTCAAGGAACTTGCCACCTTCAGGCCGTCCGATGCGATCACGGTTCAGATATTCGGCGATCTTGGTTTGGTAAACGGAGAATGGCCGGTAATCGGCAAGCCTCACGACTGGAATCGGGATGAATGGAAGATGCCCGTTTTTTATCGACAGGAGCCGATAATGGGGATGCTCTTTCTTGTTGAATATCCTGATGATAACCCTAATGGATTATCGATTGAAACAAAGGCAACGACCGAGCAAGTAATAGGCCTTGAGAAGGATTGCGCTCACGGCTACAAGTCGATGTCGGGTCTACTCTCACGACTGATTGCAGCTTGTGTCTAA